A region from the Fundulus heteroclitus isolate FHET01 unplaced genomic scaffold, MU-UCD_Fhet_4.1 scaffold_68, whole genome shotgun sequence genome encodes:
- the LOC118561603 gene encoding formimidoyltransferase-cyclodeaminase-like has product MKDPGAPPHSQELKLPVVGSQIVGLIPLKALLDSADFYIKRDQLFIIEEEHKVRLVISKLGLDSLGPFNPKERIIE; this is encoded by the exons ATGAAGGACCCTGGAGCGCCTCCTCACAGCCAG GAGCTGAAGCTACCGGTGGTCGGCTCTCAGATCGTAGGGTTGATCCCCCTGAAGGCTCTGCTGGACTCTGCTGACTTCTACATCAAAAGAGACCAGCTCTTCATCATCGAAGAAGAGCACAAAGTCCGCCTG GTGATCAGTAAACTGGGCCTGGATTCCCTCGGCCCGTTCAACCCAAAGGAGAGAATCATAGAGTGA
- the LOC118561602 gene encoding formimidoyltransferase-cyclodeaminase-like — MILSGLQAALKMPRNTAEEVKRREAAMQEGLQQAVAVPLALAEKISILWPPLGQMVQYGNIGCKSDAQVAAKALETAVFGAYYNVLINLKDVSDEAFKLATQRRVCELLQEARDNVTSILDAADKRT, encoded by the exons ATGATCCTGTCTGGTTTACAGGCGGCGCTGAAAATGCCCAGGAACACAGCAGAGGAGGTGAAAAG AAGAGAAGCTGCCATGCAGGAAGGTCTGCAGCAGGCTGTGGCCGTCCCTTTGGCTCTGGCTGAGAAGATCAGCATCCTCTGGCCGCCTCTGGGACAAATGGTTCAGTACGGCAACATTGGCTGCAAGTCAGATGCTCAG GTTGCAGCTAAAGCCCTGGAAACAGCCGTTTTTGGAGCGTACTATAATGTCCTGATCAACCTCAAAGACGTCTCAGATGAAGCCTTCAAACTGGCC ACGCAGAGACGAGTTtgtgagctgctgcaggaagccAGAGACAACGTGACCTCCATCCTGGACGCTGCTGACAAGAGAACATGA
- the LOC105923841 gene encoding NLR family CARD domain-containing protein 3, which translates to MEPPLQFAGNRTCPAPSCSSSTESMEPPLQFALTREDQQSPEVPRGSSAQQHQTQLDSIFMLLEDNMVSFVKNELKKIQRVLSPDYPESSESRWEDEEVLEGEDEEQRRSSREAFVKITLNFLRRMKQEELAEHLQSKLVPSSSQLNLKNTLKKKFQCVFEGIAKAGSPTLLNQIYTELYITEGGTGEVNEEHEVRQIETASRKPHRPETTIRLEDIFKVPPGGEQPTRTVMTKGVAGIGKTILTQKFTLDWAEDKAHQNIHFIFPFTFRELNVLKEKKFSLVDLVHHFFTETKGICSFEHFQVLFIFDGLDESRLPLDFQNQQILTDATKSTSVDVLLTNLIRGKLLPSARLWITTRPAAANQIPPEYVGMVTEVRGFTDPQKEEYFRKRFRDKSQVNKILFHMKTSRSLHIMCHIPVFCWITATVLEDVLETREGGELPKTLTEMYIHFLVVQTKVKKVKYDGGAATDPHWSPESRKMIESLGKLAFDQLQKGNLIFYESDLTECGIDITAASVYSGVFTQIFKEERGLYQDKVFCFVHLSVQEFLAALHVHLTFINSGVSLLDTEQVISKQSKPETNMYKSFYQRAVDVGLNSPNGHLDLFLRFLLGLSLRTNQRLLQGLLTQTGSSSQTNQETVQYIKEKISENPPAEKSIHLFHCLNELNDRSLVQEIQQSLSSGRLSTDKLSPAQWSALVFLLLSSEKDLDEFDLKKYSPSEEALLRLLPVIKAAKKAQLSACNLSDRSCEALSWILGSCTSNLRELDLSSNNVKDSGVKLLCAGLKSPNCELETLSLSGCLITAEGCASLVSALTSSCFHLRELDLSYNHLGETGVKMLSSVKEDPNGKLDTLRYDWDGSSPEKMSP; encoded by the exons ATGGAGCCTCCGCTGCAGTTCGCCGGGAACAG AACCTGTCCCGCCCCCAGCTGCTCGTCCAGCACTGAGTCCATGGAGCCACCGCTGCAGTTTGCTCTAACAAG GGAGGACCAGCAGAGCCCAGAGGTCCCCAGAGGTTCGTCAGCCCAGCAGCATCAGACacagctggactccatatttatg ctgctggaggacaacatggTCTCTTTTGTGAAGAACGAGCTGAAGAAGATTCAGAGGGTTCTGAGTccagattacccagaatcctcAGAGAGTCGgtgggaggatgaggaggtgttggagggggaggatgaagagcagaggaggagtaGCAGAGAGGCTTTTGTGAAGATCACCctgaacttcctgaggaggatgaagcaggaggagctggctgagcatctgcagagca AACTGGTTCCTTCATCTAGCCAACTTAACCTCAAAAACACCTTGAAGaagaagttccagtgtgtgtttgagggcatcgctaaagcaggaagtccaacccttctgaaccagatctacacagagctctacatcacagagggagggactggagaggtcaatgaagaacatgaggtcagacaaattgaaacagcatccaggaaaccacacagaccagaaacaaccatcagactagaagacatctttaaagtcccacctggagGAGAACAACCAaccagaacagtgatgacaaagggagttgctggcattgggaaaacaatcttaacccagaagttcactctggactgggctgaagacaaagcccaccagaacatccacttcatatttccattcaccttcagagagctgaatgtgcttAAAGAGAAgaagttcagcttggtggaccttgttcatcacttctttactgaaaccaaaggaatctgcagctttgaacacttccaggttctgttcatctttgatggtctggatgagagtcgacttcctctggacttccagaaccagcagatcctgactgatgctacaaagtccacctcagtggatgttctgctgacaaacctcatcagggggaaactgcttccctctgctcgcctctggataaccacacgacctgcagcagccaatcagatccctcctgagtatgttggcatggtgacagaggtcagagggttcactgacccacagaaggaggagtacttcagaaAGAGGTTCAGAGACAAGAGTCAAGTCAATAAGATCCTCTtccacatgaagacatcaagaagcctccacatcatgtgccacatcccagtcttctgctggatcactgcgaCGGTTCTGGAGGATgtgttggagaccagagagggaggagagctgcccaagaccctgactgagatgtacatccacttcctggtggttcagaccaaagtgaagaaggtcaagtatgatggaggagctgcaacagatccacactggagtccagagagcaggaagatgattgagtctctgggaaaactggcttttgatcagctgcagaaaggaaacctgatcttctatgaatcagacctgacagagtgtggcatcgacATCAcagcagcctcagtgtactcaggagtgttcaccCAGATCTTTaaagaggagagagggctgtaccaggacaaggtgttctgctttgtccatctgagtgttcaggagttcctggctgctcttcatgtccATCTGACCTTCATCAACTCTGGAGTCAGTTTGTTAGATACAGAACAAGTAATCTCCAAGCAATCTAAACCAGAAACAAACATGTATAAATCATTCTACCAGCGAGCAGTAGATGTCGGTCTAAACagtccaaatggacacctggacttgttcctccggttcctcctgggactttcactgcggaccaatcagagacttctgcaaggtctgctgacacagacaggaagtagctcacagaccaatcaggaaacagttcagtacatcaagGAAAAGATCAGTGAGAACCCACCAGCAGAGAAAAGCATCCAcctgttccactgtctgaatgaactgaatgatcGTTCTCTGGTccaggagatccaacagtctctgagtTCAGGACGTCTGTCCAcagataaactgtctcctgctcaaTGGTCAGCGCTGGTCTTCCTCCTACTGTCATCAGAAAAAGATCTGGATGAGTTTGACCTGAAAAAATATTCACCTTCAGAGGAGGCTCTTCTGAGGCTGCTGCCTGTGATTAAAGCTGCTAAGAAAGCCCA aCTGAGTGCCTGTAACCTCTCAGatagaagctgtgaagctctgtcctggATCCTTGGCTCCTGCACCTCCAACCTGAGAGAATTAGACCTGAGTTCCAACAACGTgaaggattcaggagtgaagctgctgtGTGCTGGACTGAAAAGTCCAAACTGTGAACTGGAAACACTCAG TCTGTCAGGCTGTCTTATCACAGCGGAAGGCTGTGCTTCTCTGGTATCGGCTCTGACCTCCAGCTGCTTCCATCTGAGAGAgctggacctgagctacaaccATCTGGGAGAGACAGGAGTCAAAATGCTCTCTTCTGTTAAGGAAGATCCAAATGGGAAACTGGACACTCTCAGGTATGATTGGGATGGAAGCAGCCCTGAAAAAATGTCTCCCTGA